Proteins encoded within one genomic window of Candidatus Syntrophocurvum alkaliphilum:
- a CDS encoding restriction endonuclease subunit S, whose amino-acid sequence MREGYKKTELGEIPEEWEVKKLSKIARINPNYKLTRGKTYDYIAMSSLPSAEENQIKNIKSRVYGEASGSKFKEQDTLFARITPCTENGKCGYVEKLATDYGLGSTEFVVLSPFSDEIIPKFLYYTMRSERIRNYAINRMLGTTGRQRVAKEVFTEELSLSLPHLKEQKKIADILSTVDEQIEQIDALIEKTKELKKGLMQKLLTKGIGHTKFKKTDLGEIPEEWELKQLSELGDTYSGLSGKNKNDFGFGKPFIPYKNIFDNTRININNFQYVNIKSNENQNKVKYGDIFFTTSSESVVEVGMSSVLLDEVDEVYLNSFCFGYRLKNFYFLIPEFAAYLLRSEIIRKKISVLGQGSTRYNLSKNELMKLFIPIPPISEQQKIAEILSSVDEKLENYQTKKQNLELLKKGLMQKLLTGQIRVKV is encoded by the coding sequence ATGAGAGAAGGTTATAAGAAAACTGAATTGGGTGAGATTCCAGAGGAGTGGGAAGTAAAAAAACTTTCAAAAATAGCAAGAATTAATCCTAACTACAAACTAACTAGAGGAAAAACATATGATTATATTGCAATGAGCTCTTTGCCATCAGCAGAAGAAAACCAAATTAAAAACATTAAAAGTAGAGTGTATGGAGAAGCATCAGGAAGCAAATTTAAAGAGCAAGACACATTATTTGCAAGAATAACACCATGTACAGAAAATGGTAAATGTGGTTATGTTGAAAAATTAGCTACTGATTATGGCTTAGGATCTACTGAATTTGTTGTTTTATCACCATTTAGTGATGAAATCATTCCTAAGTTCTTATATTATACAATGCGATCAGAACGAATTAGAAATTATGCAATAAATAGAATGCTTGGAACAACTGGTCGTCAAAGGGTTGCAAAAGAAGTTTTTACAGAAGAACTTAGTTTATCATTACCACATTTGAAAGAACAAAAAAAAATAGCCGATATACTTTCAACTGTTGATGAGCAAATTGAGCAGATTGATGCTTTAATAGAAAAAACCAAAGAGCTTAAAAAAGGTTTAATGCAAAAACTTCTAACTAAAGGAATTGGACATACCAAATTTAAAAAGACAGATTTAGGAGAGATTCCGGAGGAGTGGGAGCTTAAACAATTATCAGAATTAGGGGATACATATTCTGGTCTTTCTGGTAAAAATAAAAATGATTTTGGTTTTGGAAAGCCATTTATTCCATATAAAAATATATTTGATAACACAAGAATTAATATAAATAACTTTCAATACGTTAATATAAAAAGTAATGAAAACCAGAATAAAGTTAAATATGGAGATATATTTTTTACAACATCCTCAGAGTCTGTAGTAGAAGTAGGAATGAGTTCAGTTTTATTAGATGAAGTTGATGAAGTTTATTTAAATAGTTTTTGTTTTGGTTATAGATTAAAAAATTTCTATTTTTTAATTCCTGAATTTGCAGCTTATTTATTAAGAAGTGAGATAATAAGAAAAAAAATTAGCGTACTTGGACAGGGTTCAACTAGGTATAACTTATCAAAAAATGAATTAATGAAATTATTTATTCCTATCCCTCCAATATCCGAACAACAAAAAATAGCAGAAATCCTATCCTCAGTCGACGAAAAACTAGAAAACTACCAAACCAAAAAACAAAACCTAGAACTCCTAAAAAAAGGACTTATGCAAAAACTCTTAACCGGTCAAATAAGGGTAAAGGTGTAA